One Drosophila subobscura isolate 14011-0131.10 chromosome U, UCBerk_Dsub_1.0, whole genome shotgun sequence DNA window includes the following coding sequences:
- the LOC117900665 gene encoding uncharacterized protein LOC117900665 isoform X3 has product MDDSKAQSQLQPQQQQTHPLEDVSLNENDDDKQTPKNWVKFDDEGEGGEKNNNSNGSDATQQQEQQQQQQPPQPQQRQNKLALPPPPSVVSSNNNRRARSRSPNEQSTTPTTTTPVQRPAVSSTTAAAAPPVPVPASATASLPDVAPAVLTTESTHVNLNASGSGIVSGNVASGASGSSPARHPQQLINQKATVASTSSIPAPASSSSHHNGNGARGSTSIPMDQGSGMRTIELSTGRIREGFANGDVIVTLLPANTKWPWITPAIFRPELVPEELMAQGLTLTVEDYVNAMETLVNDYRFTVYNICYKRILVCWILFAFTVLLALLFSGLQGVALFALGVGWLFLNAAAIFLCMWVKLRLSRGLEKCLARVNKQLMRHKILLVLDDRGRISCHKVNLCFMYFDATQCVSFLNEFLEHTEQNGGEAIKAGWEAKLDIDLNDIVIQGSQPVRMPRKQERGLQLFLRYASRWGMEALRGLVDVTPLEPGRHCGQFQCPCQYIKEHLQCKPRGYPCGCIVYGSDPSFQYRY; this is encoded by the exons ATGGACGACTCCAAGGCgcagtcgcagctgcagccgcagcagcagcaaacccaTCCTTTGGAAGATGTGTCcctaaatgaaaatgatgacGACAAACAGACGCCCAAAAATTGGGTTAAATTCGATGATGAGGGAGAAGGcggtgaaaaaaataataacagtAACGGCAGCGatgccacacaacaacaagaacagcagcagcagcagcagccgccacagccgcagcagcggcaaaacaAGTTAgctctgccgccgccgccgtcggttgtgagcagcaacaacaacaggcggGCGCGCTCGCGCAGTCCGAATGAGCAATcgacaacaccaacaacaacaacacctgTCCAG CGCCCAGCCGTTTCCTCgacaacagctgcagctgcacctccagtcccagtcccggcatcagccacagcctcGTTGCCGGATGTGGCGCCCGCTGTTTTGACAACTGAGAGTACGCACGTTAATCTGAATGCATCCGGCAGTGGCATTGTCAGTGGCAACGTTGCCAGCGGGGCGAGCGGCTCCAGTCCGGCCCGACACCCCCAGCAGCtaataaaccaaaaagcaaCTGTAGCCTCAACATCCTCCATCCCGGCACCAGCCTCTTCCTCCAGCCACCACAACGGCAACGGGGCCcgtggcagcaccagcatACCCATGGATCAGGGCTCCGGCATGCGCACAATTGAACTGTCAACGGGTCGTATCCGTGAGGGATTTG CGAATGGCGATGTGATTGTCACACTGTTGCCGGCCAACACCAAATGGCCATGGATTACGCCCGCAATATTTCGCCCGGAGCTGGTGCCAGAGGAGTTGATGGCCCAGGGTCTGACG CTCACCGTGGAGGACTATGTAAATGCGATGGAGACGCTGGTGAATGATTACCGCTTCACCGTGTACAACATTTGCTACAAGCGCATCCTCGTCTGCTGGATCCTGTTCGCCTTCACcgtgctgctggcactgctgttCTCGGGCCTGCAGGGCGTGGCCCTGTTCGCACTGGGCGTGGGCTGGCTGTTCTTGAATGCGGCGGCCATATTCCTGTGCATGTGGGTGAAACTGCGCCTGTCGCGCGGCCTGGAGAAGTGTCTGGCCCGGGTGAACAAGCAGCTGATGCGGCACAAGATACTCCTGGTGCTGGATGACCGAGGCCGCATCTCGTGCCACAAGGTCAACCTCTGCTTCATGTACTTCGATGCCACGCAGTGCGTGAGCTTCCTCAACGAGTTCCTGGAGCACACGGAGCAGAACGGCGGCGAGGCCATCAAGGCGGGCTGGGAGGCCAAGCTGGACATTGATCTGAACGATATTGTCATCCAGGGCAGTCAGCCAGTGAGGATGCCGCGCAAACAG GAGCGCGGTCTGCAGCTGTTCTTGCGCTACGCCTCCCGCTGGGGCATGGAGGCGCTGAGGGGCCTGGTGGACGTCACACCCCTGGAGCCGGGCCGCCACTGTGGGCAGTTTCAGTGCCCCTGCCAGTACATCAAAGAGCACTTGCAGTGCAAACCGCGAG GTTATCCATGTGGGTGCATTGTCTATGGTTCGGATCCAAGTTTTCAGTATCGTTACTAG
- the LOC117900665 gene encoding uncharacterized protein LOC117900665 isoform X4 produces the protein MDDSKAQSQLQPQQQQTHPLEDVSLNENDDDKQTPKNWVKFDDEGEGGEKNNNSNGSDATQQQEQQQQQQPPQPQQRQNKLALPPPPSVVSSNNNRRARSRSPNEQSTTPTTTTPVQRPAVSSTTAAAAPPVPVPASATASLPDVAPAVLTTESTHVNLNASGSGIVSGNVASGASGSSPARHPQQLINQKATVASTSSIPAPASSSSHHNGNGARGSTSIPMDQGSGMRTIELSTGRIREGFANGDVIVTLLPANTKWPWITPAIFRPELVPEELMAQGLTLTVEDYVNAMETLVNDYRFTVYNICYKRILVCWILFAFTVLLALLFSGLQGVALFALGVGWLFLNAAAIFLCMWVKLRLSRGLEKCLARVNKQLMRHKILLVLDDRGRISCHKVNLCFMYFDATQCVSFLNEFLEHTEQNGGEAIKAGWEAKLDIDLNDIVIQGSQPVRMPRKQERGLQLFLRYASRWGMEALRGLVDVTPLEPGRHCGQFQCPCQYIKEHLQCKPRVAINSIGQVVWTRFPLFGG, from the exons ATGGACGACTCCAAGGCgcagtcgcagctgcagccgcagcagcagcaaacccaTCCTTTGGAAGATGTGTCcctaaatgaaaatgatgacGACAAACAGACGCCCAAAAATTGGGTTAAATTCGATGATGAGGGAGAAGGcggtgaaaaaaataataacagtAACGGCAGCGatgccacacaacaacaagaacagcagcagcagcagcagccgccacagccgcagcagcggcaaaacaAGTTAgctctgccgccgccgccgtcggttgtgagcagcaacaacaacaggcggGCGCGCTCGCGCAGTCCGAATGAGCAATcgacaacaccaacaacaacaacacctgTCCAG CGCCCAGCCGTTTCCTCgacaacagctgcagctgcacctccagtcccagtcccggcatcagccacagcctcGTTGCCGGATGTGGCGCCCGCTGTTTTGACAACTGAGAGTACGCACGTTAATCTGAATGCATCCGGCAGTGGCATTGTCAGTGGCAACGTTGCCAGCGGGGCGAGCGGCTCCAGTCCGGCCCGACACCCCCAGCAGCtaataaaccaaaaagcaaCTGTAGCCTCAACATCCTCCATCCCGGCACCAGCCTCTTCCTCCAGCCACCACAACGGCAACGGGGCCcgtggcagcaccagcatACCCATGGATCAGGGCTCCGGCATGCGCACAATTGAACTGTCAACGGGTCGTATCCGTGAGGGATTTG CGAATGGCGATGTGATTGTCACACTGTTGCCGGCCAACACCAAATGGCCATGGATTACGCCCGCAATATTTCGCCCGGAGCTGGTGCCAGAGGAGTTGATGGCCCAGGGTCTGACG CTCACCGTGGAGGACTATGTAAATGCGATGGAGACGCTGGTGAATGATTACCGCTTCACCGTGTACAACATTTGCTACAAGCGCATCCTCGTCTGCTGGATCCTGTTCGCCTTCACcgtgctgctggcactgctgttCTCGGGCCTGCAGGGCGTGGCCCTGTTCGCACTGGGCGTGGGCTGGCTGTTCTTGAATGCGGCGGCCATATTCCTGTGCATGTGGGTGAAACTGCGCCTGTCGCGCGGCCTGGAGAAGTGTCTGGCCCGGGTGAACAAGCAGCTGATGCGGCACAAGATACTCCTGGTGCTGGATGACCGAGGCCGCATCTCGTGCCACAAGGTCAACCTCTGCTTCATGTACTTCGATGCCACGCAGTGCGTGAGCTTCCTCAACGAGTTCCTGGAGCACACGGAGCAGAACGGCGGCGAGGCCATCAAGGCGGGCTGGGAGGCCAAGCTGGACATTGATCTGAACGATATTGTCATCCAGGGCAGTCAGCCAGTGAGGATGCCGCGCAAACAG GAGCGCGGTCTGCAGCTGTTCTTGCGCTACGCCTCCCGCTGGGGCATGGAGGCGCTGAGGGGCCTGGTGGACGTCACACCCCTGGAGCCGGGCCGCCACTGTGGGCAGTTTCAGTGCCCCTGCCAGTACATCAAAGAGCACTTGCAGTGCAAACCGCGAG TCGCCATAAACAGCATTGGTCAAGTAGTTTGGACACGATTCCCCTTGTTTGGTGGCTAG
- the LOC117900665 gene encoding uncharacterized protein LOC117900665 isoform X2 codes for MDDSKAQSQLQPQQQQTHPLEDVSLNENDDDKQTPKNWVKFDDEGEGGEKNNNSNGSDATQQQEQQQQQQPPQPQQRQNKLALPPPPSVVSSNNNRRARSRSPNEQSTTPTTTTPVQRPAVSSTTAAAAPPVPVPASATASLPDVAPAVLTTESTHVNLNASGSGIVSGNVASGASGSSPARHPQQLINQKATVASTSSIPAPASSSSHHNGNGARGSTSIPMDQGSGMRTIELSTGRIREGFANGDVIVTLLPANTKWPWITPAIFRPELVPEELMAQGLTLTVEDYVNAMETLVNDYRFTVYNICYKRILVCWILFAFTVLLALLFSGLQGVALFALGVGWLFLNAAAIFLCMWVKLRLSRGLEKCLARVNKQLMRHKILLVLDDRGRISCHKVNLCFMYFDATQCVSFLNEFLEHTEQNGGEAIKAGWEAKLDIDLNDIVIQGSQPVRMPRKQERGLQLFLRYASRWGMEALRGLVDVTPLEPGRHCGQFQCPCQYIKEHLQCKPRGKFKCCNFVHWVLASERYDS; via the exons ATGGACGACTCCAAGGCgcagtcgcagctgcagccgcagcagcagcaaacccaTCCTTTGGAAGATGTGTCcctaaatgaaaatgatgacGACAAACAGACGCCCAAAAATTGGGTTAAATTCGATGATGAGGGAGAAGGcggtgaaaaaaataataacagtAACGGCAGCGatgccacacaacaacaagaacagcagcagcagcagcagccgccacagccgcagcagcggcaaaacaAGTTAgctctgccgccgccgccgtcggttgtgagcagcaacaacaacaggcggGCGCGCTCGCGCAGTCCGAATGAGCAATcgacaacaccaacaacaacaacacctgTCCAG CGCCCAGCCGTTTCCTCgacaacagctgcagctgcacctccagtcccagtcccggcatcagccacagcctcGTTGCCGGATGTGGCGCCCGCTGTTTTGACAACTGAGAGTACGCACGTTAATCTGAATGCATCCGGCAGTGGCATTGTCAGTGGCAACGTTGCCAGCGGGGCGAGCGGCTCCAGTCCGGCCCGACACCCCCAGCAGCtaataaaccaaaaagcaaCTGTAGCCTCAACATCCTCCATCCCGGCACCAGCCTCTTCCTCCAGCCACCACAACGGCAACGGGGCCcgtggcagcaccagcatACCCATGGATCAGGGCTCCGGCATGCGCACAATTGAACTGTCAACGGGTCGTATCCGTGAGGGATTTG CGAATGGCGATGTGATTGTCACACTGTTGCCGGCCAACACCAAATGGCCATGGATTACGCCCGCAATATTTCGCCCGGAGCTGGTGCCAGAGGAGTTGATGGCCCAGGGTCTGACG CTCACCGTGGAGGACTATGTAAATGCGATGGAGACGCTGGTGAATGATTACCGCTTCACCGTGTACAACATTTGCTACAAGCGCATCCTCGTCTGCTGGATCCTGTTCGCCTTCACcgtgctgctggcactgctgttCTCGGGCCTGCAGGGCGTGGCCCTGTTCGCACTGGGCGTGGGCTGGCTGTTCTTGAATGCGGCGGCCATATTCCTGTGCATGTGGGTGAAACTGCGCCTGTCGCGCGGCCTGGAGAAGTGTCTGGCCCGGGTGAACAAGCAGCTGATGCGGCACAAGATACTCCTGGTGCTGGATGACCGAGGCCGCATCTCGTGCCACAAGGTCAACCTCTGCTTCATGTACTTCGATGCCACGCAGTGCGTGAGCTTCCTCAACGAGTTCCTGGAGCACACGGAGCAGAACGGCGGCGAGGCCATCAAGGCGGGCTGGGAGGCCAAGCTGGACATTGATCTGAACGATATTGTCATCCAGGGCAGTCAGCCAGTGAGGATGCCGCGCAAACAG GAGCGCGGTCTGCAGCTGTTCTTGCGCTACGCCTCCCGCTGGGGCATGGAGGCGCTGAGGGGCCTGGTGGACGTCACACCCCTGGAGCCGGGCCGCCACTGTGGGCAGTTTCAGTGCCCCTGCCAGTACATCAAAGAGCACTTGCAGTGCAAACCGCGAGGCAAGTTCAAGTGTTGCAATTTCGTCCATTGGGTGTTGGCTTCTGAGCGCTACGATAgctaa
- the LOC117900665 gene encoding uncharacterized protein LOC117900665 isoform X1, translating to MDDSKAQSQLQPQQQQTHPLEDVSLNENDDDKQTPKNWVKFDDEGEGGEKNNNSNGSDATQQQEQQQQQQPPQPQQRQNKLALPPPPSVVSSNNNRRARSRSPNEQSTTPTTTTPVQRPAVSSTTAAAAPPVPVPASATASLPDVAPAVLTTESTHVNLNASGSGIVSGNVASGASGSSPARHPQQLINQKATVASTSSIPAPASSSSHHNGNGARGSTSIPMDQGSGMRTIELSTGRIREGFANGDVIVTLLPANTKWPWITPAIFRPELVPEELMAQGLTLTVEDYVNAMETLVNDYRFTVYNICYKRILVCWILFAFTVLLALLFSGLQGVALFALGVGWLFLNAAAIFLCMWVKLRLSRGLEKCLARVNKQLMRHKILLVLDDRGRISCHKVNLCFMYFDATQCVSFLNEFLEHTEQNGGEAIKAGWEAKLDIDLNDIVIQGSQPVRMPRKQAFAQELFLSYLQRWGKDFLRRRLDWTVQEAGVHETPRHLQSSICPCQYEEELLRNKIKISLQHRHCCGINCMGCWL from the exons ATGGACGACTCCAAGGCgcagtcgcagctgcagccgcagcagcagcaaacccaTCCTTTGGAAGATGTGTCcctaaatgaaaatgatgacGACAAACAGACGCCCAAAAATTGGGTTAAATTCGATGATGAGGGAGAAGGcggtgaaaaaaataataacagtAACGGCAGCGatgccacacaacaacaagaacagcagcagcagcagcagccgccacagccgcagcagcggcaaaacaAGTTAgctctgccgccgccgccgtcggttgtgagcagcaacaacaacaggcggGCGCGCTCGCGCAGTCCGAATGAGCAATcgacaacaccaacaacaacaacacctgTCCAG CGCCCAGCCGTTTCCTCgacaacagctgcagctgcacctccagtcccagtcccggcatcagccacagcctcGTTGCCGGATGTGGCGCCCGCTGTTTTGACAACTGAGAGTACGCACGTTAATCTGAATGCATCCGGCAGTGGCATTGTCAGTGGCAACGTTGCCAGCGGGGCGAGCGGCTCCAGTCCGGCCCGACACCCCCAGCAGCtaataaaccaaaaagcaaCTGTAGCCTCAACATCCTCCATCCCGGCACCAGCCTCTTCCTCCAGCCACCACAACGGCAACGGGGCCcgtggcagcaccagcatACCCATGGATCAGGGCTCCGGCATGCGCACAATTGAACTGTCAACGGGTCGTATCCGTGAGGGATTTG CGAATGGCGATGTGATTGTCACACTGTTGCCGGCCAACACCAAATGGCCATGGATTACGCCCGCAATATTTCGCCCGGAGCTGGTGCCAGAGGAGTTGATGGCCCAGGGTCTGACG CTCACCGTGGAGGACTATGTAAATGCGATGGAGACGCTGGTGAATGATTACCGCTTCACCGTGTACAACATTTGCTACAAGCGCATCCTCGTCTGCTGGATCCTGTTCGCCTTCACcgtgctgctggcactgctgttCTCGGGCCTGCAGGGCGTGGCCCTGTTCGCACTGGGCGTGGGCTGGCTGTTCTTGAATGCGGCGGCCATATTCCTGTGCATGTGGGTGAAACTGCGCCTGTCGCGCGGCCTGGAGAAGTGTCTGGCCCGGGTGAACAAGCAGCTGATGCGGCACAAGATACTCCTGGTGCTGGATGACCGAGGCCGCATCTCGTGCCACAAGGTCAACCTCTGCTTCATGTACTTCGATGCCACGCAGTGCGTGAGCTTCCTCAACGAGTTCCTGGAGCACACGGAGCAGAACGGCGGCGAGGCCATCAAGGCGGGCTGGGAGGCCAAGCTGGACATTGATCTGAACGATATTGTCATCCAGGGCAGTCAGCCAGTGAGGATGCCGCGCAAACAG GCCTTTGCCCAGGAGCTCTTCCTTAGCTATCTGCAGCGATGGGGCAAGGACTTTCTGCGTCGTCGTCTCGACTGGACGGTCCAGGAGGCGGGAGTCCACGAAACGCCCAGGCACCTGCAGTCGTCCATCTGCCCCTGTCAGTACGAGGAGGAATTGTTGcgtaataaaatcaaaatcagcCTGCAGCACCGCCACTGCTGTGGCATCAACTGCATGGGTTGCTGGCTCTGA